The following coding sequences lie in one Aspergillus puulaauensis MK2 DNA, chromosome 3, nearly complete sequence genomic window:
- a CDS encoding uncharacterized protein (COG:S;~EggNog:ENOG410PZ84) encodes MNVAEVLSDLTSLRACDYNDAINLVTVNERLAASETAPKPVEAEGVNEHLRLASELVELHHEMKAVHKDGRVDDQLRRGREEVNRVLRELAT; translated from the exons ATGAACGTAGCAGAGGTCTTATCCGATCTGACGTCGCTACGTGCTTGT GACTACAATGATGCCATCAACCTAGTCACAGTCAATGAAAGACTAGCGGCCTCGGAGACAGCGCCCAAGCCTGTAGAGGCAGAGGGGGTAAATGAACACCTTCGTCTCGCATCTGAACTAGTGGAGTTACACCATGAGATGAAGGCAGTCCACAAAGATGGCCGAGTAGACGACCAGCTGCGCCGTGGAAGGGAGGAGGTGAACCGTGTCTTGCGGGAGCTGGCAACCTAG
- a CDS encoding PWI domain-containing protein (COG:A;~EggNog:ENOG410PNXE;~InterPro:IPR002483,IPR036483;~PFAM:PF01480;~go_process: GO:0006397 - mRNA processing [Evidence IEA]), with the protein MATRVDAKMLRQTKFSPEFSQKVDMTKVNIEVMKKWIAGKISEILGNEDDVVIELCFNLLEGSRYPDIKSLQIQLTGFLDKDTGKFCKDLWSLCLSAQQNPQGVAKELLEAKKLELIQEKIEAEKAAEEARKKKEQERVREREIEEIRRRERSDRGRGGRRGGFGGRDFDRRRSPPRRRSRDRYWDQPPRRDFDSYVPSGPPRRGRRPSRSPNRSRSRSRSVTSSREPPRRQRHDRARRRRSASGSASPDRGDRQRQRRRSPDYGDRARSISRSDSSRSRTPRRDRRQRSVSSSPSRSPAPRNRHRKRGSSVSRSRSRSRTPERNHGRRRSSPYSRDDKRESTANIAKGNRTRDDRRLSRSRDRSVDRRRRRSSRSDSRSRSGSRGRSFSRSVSPRRHDSRSRSRHGDRKRRRSIERYAPAARRRRNTSSVSVHTEKRQRMTDQEEYATRKSPLRETENEKSPTKEVGE; encoded by the exons ATGGCGACCCGTGTGGATGCAAAGATGCTGCGACAAACAAAATTTTCTCCAGAGTTCAGTCAAAAGGTGGACATGACCAAGGTCAACATTGAGGTCATGAAAAA GTGGATCGCGGGAAAGATTTCTGAGATTTTAGGAAACGAAGATGATGTTGTCATCGAGCTTTGTTTCAACTTATTAGAAGGGTCTCGCTAT CCCGACATCAAATCGCTACAAATTCAGCTTACGGGGTTTCTTGACAAGGATACTGGCAAATTTTGCAAGGATCTATGGTCGCTATGTTTGAGCGCTCAGCAAAATCCTCAAGGAGTGGCCAAGGAGCTTCTTGAGGCTAAGAAGCTGGAACTCATCCAAGAAAAG ATCGAAGCAGAAAAGGCTGCCGAAGAGGCTCGcaagaagaaagagcaggAGCGAGTCCGCGAGCGCGAGATTGAGGAAATACGACGCAGGGAACGCTCAGacagaggcagaggcggaagaagaggcggCTTTGGAGGCCGGGACTTTGATAGACGCCGCTCACCTCCGAGACGGCGCAGCCGAGATCGTTATTGGGACCAGCCTCCGAGGCGAGACTTCGATTCGTACGTTCCCTCCGGTCCTCCTCGCAGAGGCCGTCGGCCCTCTAGATCCCCCAATCGCTCACGTTCACGCTCGCGATCCGTAACATCTTCCCGTGAACCGCCGCGCCGGCAACGCCATGATCGGGCCAGACGACGTCGATCAGCTAGCGGTTCCGCCTCACCGGACCGAGGAGATCgccagaggcagaggagacGTAGTCCTGATTACGGTGATCGAGCAAGATCCATATCCCGCAGTGATTCTTCCCGCTCACGTACTCCCAGAAGAGACCGAAGACAAAGATCCGTTTCTTCCAGCCCATCACGATCCCCCGCTCCTAGAAACCGACACAGAAAAAGGGGCTCGTCTGTGTCGAGATCGCGTTCTCGATCACGAACACCCGAGAGAAACCATGGCCGGCGGAGATCATCGCCTTACTCAAGAGATGACAAGAGAGAATCAACGGCTAATATTGCGAAGGGCAACAGAACTCGTGACGATCGCCGTTTGAGCCGCAGTAGAGACCGCAGCGTGGACCGCAGACGCCGGCGCTCGTCCAGAAGCGAtagtcgcagtcgcagcggAAGCAGAGGCCGGTCTTTCAGCAGAAGCGTTAGCCCGCGGCGTCATGATTCTCGCAGTCGTAGTCGCCACGGGGACAGGAAGCGACGCCGCTCCATTGAGAGATATGCTCCTGCCGCGCGAAGAAGGCGCAACACCTCTTCTGTATCCGTCCATACTGAGAAACGACAGAGAATGACTGATCAAGAAGAGTATGCAACGCGCAAGTCACCGCTTCGTGAGACCGAAAACGAGAAGAGCCCTACTAAAGAGGTGGGTGAATGA